A single region of the Eleginops maclovinus isolate JMC-PN-2008 ecotype Puerto Natales chromosome 4, JC_Emac_rtc_rv5, whole genome shotgun sequence genome encodes:
- the slc38a8b gene encoding putative sodium-coupled neutral amino acid transporter 8: MEELARESINLLARSASHADPPRLGSFGAVFIMLKSALGAGLLNFPWAFQKAGGVNTALSVELVSLVFLISGLIILGYASSVSKQNTYQDVVREVCGGAVGQLCEICFCFNLFMICVAFLVVVQDQLEKLSVSLYETVTGSTEGEMPYEWYTDQRFYLFIMCVLIILPLSIPKEIGIQKYTSVLGTLAATYLCVAVIVKYYLMESHTVIITPEHSEGVSSWASMFSVVPTICFGFQCHEACIAIYSSMENKKLLNWVIISVVSMFFCLLIYTLTGVYGFMTFGRAVASDILMSYPGNDVSMIISRLLFGISIITIYPIILLLGRSVILNLVIRIQRRRWGVVTHSFETRCRVVLTVIWITITLLIAMFVPDMGEVISVIGGISAFFIFIFPGLCLVFTMQSEPVSPRVRVILTAWGVITIVVGAFIFGQSTTIAIMELYQKF; this comes from the exons ATGGAGGAACTAGCCCGAGAGAGCATCAACCTGCTGGCCCGCTCTGCATCGCATGCGGACCCCCCTCGACTTGGTTCATTCGGTGCTGTGTTCATCATGCTGAAGTCTGCGCTGGGAGCCGGACTGCTCAACTTCCCCTGGGCTTTCCAGAAGGCAGGGGGAGTCAATACTGCACTCAGTGTGGAGCTG GTTTCACTGGTCTTCCTCATCAGTGGTCTGATCATCCTCGGCTATGCCTCCTCGGTCAGCAAACAGAATACGTACCAGGACGTTGTGAGGGAGGTGTGTGGAGGAGCAGTGGGGCAACTCTGTGAAATCTGCTTCTGCTTCAACCTCTTCATGATATGTGTGGCCTTCCTGGTGGTGGTGCAGGACCAGCTGGAGAAAT TGAGTGTTTCTTTATACGAGACGGTGACTGGGTCAACTGAGGGCGAGATGCCATACGAATGGTACACCGACCAACGTTTTTACCTCTTCATCATGTGCGTCCTCATCATCCTACCCTTGTCTATCCCAAAAGAAATTGGCATCCAGAAATACACAAG TGTGTTGGGGACTCTGGCGGCAACATATCTGTGTGTGGCAGTGATCGTCAAATATTACCTGATGGAGAGCCACACTGTTATAATAACTCCAGAGCACAGCGAAGG tgtgagCTCATGGGCTTCAATGTTCAGTGTCGTGCCGACCATCTGCTTCGGCTTCCAG tgccATGAAGCCTGTATTGCCATCTACAGCAGCATGGAGAACAAGAAGCTCTTAAACTGGGTCATCATCTCAGTGGTctccatgtttttctgtttactcATTTACACTCTCACTG gtgTGTACGGCTTCATGACATTTGGACGGGCGGTTGCCTCCGATATTTTGATGTCATATCCTGGAAATGACGTGTCCATGATCATATCCAGGCTTCTTTTTGGAATATCAATCATCACCATCTATCCTATTATTCTTCTCCTGGGGAG ATCTGTCATCCTGAACCTGGTGATCCGTATTCAAAGACGTCGTTGGGGAGTCGTCACTCATTCGTTTGAGACTCGCTGCAGAGTGGTTCTCACTGTGATCTGGATCACCATCACTCTACTCATCGCCATGTTTGTCCCCGACATGGGGGAGGTCATCAGTGTCATCGGGGGAATCAGCgccttcttcatcttcatctttcCTG GTCTGTGCTTAGTGTTCACAATGCAAAGTGAACCTGTGAGTCCAAGAGTCAG ggTGATTTTAACAGCTTGGGGAGTCATCACCATCGTTGTTGGAGCTTTCATCTTCGGACAGAGCACGACCATCGCTATAATGGAGCTTTACCAAAAATTCTGA
- the nrn1lb gene encoding neuritin 1-like b, translating to MGLVEGKMKKSQRGTATMLLPIALCLSLVPVSFGAAIPVSCGSIYKSFAQCLLTLGDSLVEKQKDQNTQDIDAICRSWNEFHVCANSALDGCPGDAAAVWESLRQESRKTQFSGNLYDMCASRTTLPPSTVPAPQSPPTSDQTNKETLKGQTNRNSPTFSSLMFPVCSTLLLLLRS from the exons ATGGGACTCGTGGAAGGAAAGATGAAGAAGTCCCAACGAGGCACAGCGACTATGCTGCTGCCCATCGCTCTCTGCCTCA GCCTGGTCCCTGTGAGTTTCGGAGCAGCAATTCCTGTTTCATGTGGTTCCATCTACAAGAGTTTTGCTCAGTGTTTACTTACACTTGGAGACAGCTtggtggaaaaacaaaaagaccaaaacaCACAGGACATCGATGCAATCTGCAG GTCCTGGAATGAGTTCCATGTTTGTGCCAACTCAGCTCTGGATGGTTGCCCGGGAGATGCAGCAGCCGTCTGGGAGTCTCTAAGACAAGAATCTAGGAAGACGCAGTTCTCCGGAAACCTTTACGACATGTGTGCCAGCCGCACCACCCTCCCCCCCAGCACTGTGCCTGCACCCCAGAGCCCCCCCACCTCTGACCAGACCAACAAGGAAACACTGAAAGGgcaaacaaacaggaacagCCCCACCTTCAGCTCACTGATGTTCCCTGTGTGCAGCACCTTGCTACTTCTGCTCAGGAGTTAG